One Peromyscus leucopus breed LL Stock chromosome 4, UCI_PerLeu_2.1, whole genome shotgun sequence genomic region harbors:
- the LOC114710751 gene encoding 40S ribosomal protein S12-like gives MAEEGIAAGGGMEASTSLQEVLKTTFHDDLACSVCEAVKALNKSQTDLRVFESNCDECIYVKLVEALGAEQQINRIKANDNRKLGEWVGLCKIDQEGKPQKGIGCSCVVVKDYGKESQANNVIKEYFKCKKCINKF, from the exons ATGGCAGAGGAAGGCATTGCTGCTGGAGGTGGAATGGAGGCCAGTACTTCTCTACAAGAGGTGCTGAAGACCACCTTCCATGATGACCTAGCATGCAGCGTATGTGAAGCTGTCAAAGCTTTAAACAAGAGCCAAACTGATCTTCGTGTGTTTGAGTCTAATTGTGATGAGTGTATATATGTCAAGCTGGTGGAAGCACTTGGTGCTGAACAGCAAATCAATCGAATTAAAGCTAATGACAACAGGAAACTAGGGGAATGGGTAGGCCTCTGTAAAATTGATCAAGAGGGGAAGCCACAAAAAGGGATTGGTTGCAGTTGTGTAGTAGTTAAGGACTACGGCAAAGAATCTCAGGCCAACAATGTCATCAAAGAGTACTTCAAATGCAAGAAATGCATAAATAAA tTCTGA